One segment of Anser cygnoides isolate HZ-2024a breed goose chromosome 5, Taihu_goose_T2T_genome, whole genome shotgun sequence DNA contains the following:
- the RBM25 gene encoding RNA-binding protein 25 isoform X1, which translates to MSFPPHLNRPPMGIPTLPPGIPPPQFPGFPPPVPPGTPMIPVPMGIMAPAPTVLVPTTVSMVGKHLGARKDHPGLKNKENDENSGPTTTVFVGNISEKASDMLIRQLLAKCGLVLSWKRVQGASGKLQAFGFCEYKEPESTLRALRLLHDLQIGEKKLLVKVDAKTKAQLDEWKAKKKASNGNSRPETTNDDDEALDEETKRRDQIIKGAIEVLIREYSSELNAPSQESDSHPRKKKKEKKEDIFRRFPVAPLIPYPLITKEDINAIEMEEDKRDLISREISKFRDTHKKLEEEKGKKEKERQEIEKERRERERERERERERREREREREREREREKEKERERERERDRDRDRTKDRDRDRERDRDRDRDRERSSDRNKDRSRSREKSRDREREREREREREREREREREREREREREREKDKKRDREEDEEDAYERRKLERKLREKEAAYQERLKNWEIRERKKSREYEKEAEREEERRREMAKEAKRLKEFLEDYDDDRDDPKYYRGSALQKRLRDREKEMEADERDRKREKEELEEIRQRLLAEGHPDPDAELQRMEQEAERRRQPQIKQEPESEEEEEEKAEKEEKREEPEEEEEEPEQKPCLKPTLRPISSAPSVSSASGNATPNTPGDESPCGIIIPHENSPDQQQPEEHRPKIGLSLKLGACNSPNQPNAVKRKKLAVDSVFNKFDDEDSDDVPRKRKLVPLDYGDEDKSNIKGSVNTEEKRKHIKSLIEKIPTAKPELFAYPLDWSIVDSTLMERRIRPWINKKIIEYIGEEEATLVDFVCSKVMAHSSPQSILDDVAMVLDEEAEVFIVKMWRLLIYETEAKKIGLVK; encoded by the exons ATGTCTTTTCCACCTCATTTGAATCGCCCTCCTATGGGAATCCCAACACTTCCCCCTGGGATTCCACCTCCACAGTTCCCTGGCTTTCCCCCACCTGTACCCCCTG GGACTCCTATGATTCCTGTGCCAATGGGCATTATGGCTCCTGCTCCAACT GTATTAGTTCCTACCACAGTGTCTATGGTTGGAAAACATTTAGGAGCCAGAAAAGATCACCCAGGcttaaagaacaaagaaaatgatgaaaacagCGGTCCCACTACCACCGTTTTTGTAGGCAACATTTCTGAGAAGGCTTCGGACATGCTCATACGGCAGCTTCTAGCA AAATGTGGCTTGGTTTTGAGTTGGAAGAGAGTACAAGGGGCATCCGGAAAACTTCAAG CCTTTGGATTTTGTGAGTACAAAGAACCAGAATCCACACTACGGGCACTGAGACTACTCCATGACCTGCAGATTGGAGAGAAGAAGCTGCTAGTCAAAGTTGATGCAAAGACAAAGGCTCAGCTAGACGAATGGAAAGCGAAGAAAAAGGCCTCTAATGGG AACTCCAGACCAGAGACCacaaatgatgatgatgaagcACTGGATGAGGAAACGAAGAGAAGAGATCAGATAATTAAAGGGGCCATTGAAGTCTTAATACGAGAATATTCCAGCGAGCTCAATGCCCCCTCCCAGGAATCTGACTCTCACcccaggaagaagaaaaaggaaaagaaggaggac ATTTTCCGCAGATTTCCAGTGGCCCCACTGATACCTTATCCACTCATCACCAAG GAGGATATAAATGCTATAGAAATGGAGGAAGACAAAAGAGACCTGATATCAAGAGAGATCAGTAAATTCAGAGACACACACAAG AaactggaggaggaaaaaggcaaaaaggagaaagaaagacaggaaattgaaaaagaacgcagagaaagagaaagggaacgAGAGCGTGAACGAGAAAGGAGGGAGCGTGAAAGAGAGAGGGAGCGTGAACGTGAAcgagagaaggagaaggaacgGGAGCGTGAACGGGAGCGAGATAGGGATCGTGACCGAACTAAAGACCGAGACAGAGACCGTGAACGGGACAGAGATCGGGACAGAGATCGTGAAAGGAGTTCAGATCGCAACAAGGATCGGAGCAGATCAAG agaaaaaagcagAGACAGGGAAAGAGAACGGGAGCGGGAAAGAGAACGAGAGCGGGAAAGGGAACGTGAGAGAGAACGGGAAAGAGAGCGAGAAAGAGAACgagagaaagataaaaagagagaccgagaagaagatgaagaagatgCCTATGAACGCCGAAAGCTAGAGAGGAAACTGCGGGAAAAAGAAGCTGCATATCAAGAG CGTCTTAAAAACTGGGAAattagagaaaggaagaaaagtagagaatatgaaaaagaggctgaaagagaagaagaaaggaggagggaaatg GCAAAAGAAGCCAAACGGTTAAAAGAATTCTTAGAAGATTATGATGATGACAGAGATGATCCAAAATACTACAG GGGTAGTGCTCTTCAGAAGAGGCTACGAGACAGGGAGAAAGAGATGGAAGCAGATGAACGGGataggaaaagggaaaaggaagagctaGAAGAAATTAGGCAGCGCCTTCTGGCAGAAGGACACCCAGATCCAGATGCAGAACTCCAGAGG AtggagcaggaggctgagcGGCGTAGGCAGCCACAAATCAAACAAGAGCCAGAgtctgaggaggaagaggaggaaaaggcagaaaaagaagaaaaaagagaagagccggaggaggaggaggaggagcctGAACAAAAGCCCTGCCTTAAACCAACTTTACGACCAATCAGTTCTGCCCCATCTGTTTCTTCTGCTAGTGGAAATGCAACCCCTAACACACCCGGTGATGAATCTCCCTGTGGCATTATTATCCCTCATGAAAATTCACCTGATCAACAACAGCCGGAGGAGCATCGGCCCAAAATAGGACTTAGCCTCAAACTGG GTGCCTGCAATAGTCCTAATCAGCCCAATGCtgtgaaaaggaagaagctTGCTGTGGATAGCGTTTTCAATAAATTTGATGATGAAGACAGTGATGATGTGCCCCGGAAAAGGAAACTTGTCCCCCTGGATTATGGAGATGAAGATAAAAGCAATATTAAAGGCAGTGtcaatacagaagaaaaacgCAAACATATTAAGAGTCTTATTGAGAAGATTCCTACAGCAAAACCAGAGCTCTTTGCATATCCTCTTGACTGGTCAATTGTGGATTCA acaCTAATGGAACGTCGAATTAGACCGTggataaacaagaaaataatagaatataTTGGTGAAGAAGAAGCCACGCTAGTTGACTTTGTTTGTTCAAAG GTTATGGCTCACAGCTCACCACAAAGCATACTGGATGATGTTGCCATG GTACTAGATGAAGAAGCTGAAGTTTTCATAGTCAAAATGTGGAGGTTGTTGATATACGAGACAGAAGCCAAGAAGATTGGTCTAGTGAAATAA
- the RBM25 gene encoding RNA-binding protein 25 isoform X2 gives MSFPPHLNRPPMGIPTLPPGIPPPQFPGFPPPVPPGTPMIPVPMGIMAPAPTVLVPTTVSMVGKHLGARKDHPGLKNKENDENSGPTTTVFVGNISEKASDMLIRQLLAKCGLVLSWKRVQGASGKLQAFGFCEYKEPESTLRALRLLHDLQIGEKKLLVKVDAKTKAQLDEWKAKKKASNGNSRPETTNDDDEALDEETKRRDQIIKGAIEVLIREYSSELNAPSQESDSHPRKKKKEKKEDEDINAIEMEEDKRDLISREISKFRDTHKKLEEEKGKKEKERQEIEKERRERERERERERERREREREREREREREKEKERERERERDRDRDRTKDRDRDRERDRDRDRDRERSSDRNKDRSRSREKSRDREREREREREREREREREREREREREREREKDKKRDREEDEEDAYERRKLERKLREKEAAYQERLKNWEIRERKKSREYEKEAEREEERRREMAKEAKRLKEFLEDYDDDRDDPKYYRGSALQKRLRDREKEMEADERDRKREKEELEEIRQRLLAEGHPDPDAELQRMEQEAERRRQPQIKQEPESEEEEEEKAEKEEKREEPEEEEEEPEQKPCLKPTLRPISSAPSVSSASGNATPNTPGDESPCGIIIPHENSPDQQQPEEHRPKIGLSLKLGACNSPNQPNAVKRKKLAVDSVFNKFDDEDSDDVPRKRKLVPLDYGDEDKSNIKGSVNTEEKRKHIKSLIEKIPTAKPELFAYPLDWSIVDSTLMERRIRPWINKKIIEYIGEEEATLVDFVCSKVMAHSSPQSILDDVAMVLDEEAEVFIVKMWRLLIYETEAKKIGLVK, from the exons ATGTCTTTTCCACCTCATTTGAATCGCCCTCCTATGGGAATCCCAACACTTCCCCCTGGGATTCCACCTCCACAGTTCCCTGGCTTTCCCCCACCTGTACCCCCTG GGACTCCTATGATTCCTGTGCCAATGGGCATTATGGCTCCTGCTCCAACT GTATTAGTTCCTACCACAGTGTCTATGGTTGGAAAACATTTAGGAGCCAGAAAAGATCACCCAGGcttaaagaacaaagaaaatgatgaaaacagCGGTCCCACTACCACCGTTTTTGTAGGCAACATTTCTGAGAAGGCTTCGGACATGCTCATACGGCAGCTTCTAGCA AAATGTGGCTTGGTTTTGAGTTGGAAGAGAGTACAAGGGGCATCCGGAAAACTTCAAG CCTTTGGATTTTGTGAGTACAAAGAACCAGAATCCACACTACGGGCACTGAGACTACTCCATGACCTGCAGATTGGAGAGAAGAAGCTGCTAGTCAAAGTTGATGCAAAGACAAAGGCTCAGCTAGACGAATGGAAAGCGAAGAAAAAGGCCTCTAATGGG AACTCCAGACCAGAGACCacaaatgatgatgatgaagcACTGGATGAGGAAACGAAGAGAAGAGATCAGATAATTAAAGGGGCCATTGAAGTCTTAATACGAGAATATTCCAGCGAGCTCAATGCCCCCTCCCAGGAATCTGACTCTCACcccaggaagaagaaaaaggaaaagaaggaggac GAGGATATAAATGCTATAGAAATGGAGGAAGACAAAAGAGACCTGATATCAAGAGAGATCAGTAAATTCAGAGACACACACAAG AaactggaggaggaaaaaggcaaaaaggagaaagaaagacaggaaattgaaaaagaacgcagagaaagagaaagggaacgAGAGCGTGAACGAGAAAGGAGGGAGCGTGAAAGAGAGAGGGAGCGTGAACGTGAAcgagagaaggagaaggaacgGGAGCGTGAACGGGAGCGAGATAGGGATCGTGACCGAACTAAAGACCGAGACAGAGACCGTGAACGGGACAGAGATCGGGACAGAGATCGTGAAAGGAGTTCAGATCGCAACAAGGATCGGAGCAGATCAAG agaaaaaagcagAGACAGGGAAAGAGAACGGGAGCGGGAAAGAGAACGAGAGCGGGAAAGGGAACGTGAGAGAGAACGGGAAAGAGAGCGAGAAAGAGAACgagagaaagataaaaagagagaccgagaagaagatgaagaagatgCCTATGAACGCCGAAAGCTAGAGAGGAAACTGCGGGAAAAAGAAGCTGCATATCAAGAG CGTCTTAAAAACTGGGAAattagagaaaggaagaaaagtagagaatatgaaaaagaggctgaaagagaagaagaaaggaggagggaaatg GCAAAAGAAGCCAAACGGTTAAAAGAATTCTTAGAAGATTATGATGATGACAGAGATGATCCAAAATACTACAG GGGTAGTGCTCTTCAGAAGAGGCTACGAGACAGGGAGAAAGAGATGGAAGCAGATGAACGGGataggaaaagggaaaaggaagagctaGAAGAAATTAGGCAGCGCCTTCTGGCAGAAGGACACCCAGATCCAGATGCAGAACTCCAGAGG AtggagcaggaggctgagcGGCGTAGGCAGCCACAAATCAAACAAGAGCCAGAgtctgaggaggaagaggaggaaaaggcagaaaaagaagaaaaaagagaagagccggaggaggaggaggaggagcctGAACAAAAGCCCTGCCTTAAACCAACTTTACGACCAATCAGTTCTGCCCCATCTGTTTCTTCTGCTAGTGGAAATGCAACCCCTAACACACCCGGTGATGAATCTCCCTGTGGCATTATTATCCCTCATGAAAATTCACCTGATCAACAACAGCCGGAGGAGCATCGGCCCAAAATAGGACTTAGCCTCAAACTGG GTGCCTGCAATAGTCCTAATCAGCCCAATGCtgtgaaaaggaagaagctTGCTGTGGATAGCGTTTTCAATAAATTTGATGATGAAGACAGTGATGATGTGCCCCGGAAAAGGAAACTTGTCCCCCTGGATTATGGAGATGAAGATAAAAGCAATATTAAAGGCAGTGtcaatacagaagaaaaacgCAAACATATTAAGAGTCTTATTGAGAAGATTCCTACAGCAAAACCAGAGCTCTTTGCATATCCTCTTGACTGGTCAATTGTGGATTCA acaCTAATGGAACGTCGAATTAGACCGTggataaacaagaaaataatagaatataTTGGTGAAGAAGAAGCCACGCTAGTTGACTTTGTTTGTTCAAAG GTTATGGCTCACAGCTCACCACAAAGCATACTGGATGATGTTGCCATG GTACTAGATGAAGAAGCTGAAGTTTTCATAGTCAAAATGTGGAGGTTGTTGATATACGAGACAGAAGCCAAGAAGATTGGTCTAGTGAAATAA
- the RBM25 gene encoding RNA-binding protein 25 isoform X3, translating to MIPVPMGIMAPAPTVLVPTTVSMVGKHLGARKDHPGLKNKENDENSGPTTTVFVGNISEKASDMLIRQLLAKCGLVLSWKRVQGASGKLQAFGFCEYKEPESTLRALRLLHDLQIGEKKLLVKVDAKTKAQLDEWKAKKKASNGNSRPETTNDDDEALDEETKRRDQIIKGAIEVLIREYSSELNAPSQESDSHPRKKKKEKKEDIFRRFPVAPLIPYPLITKEDINAIEMEEDKRDLISREISKFRDTHKKLEEEKGKKEKERQEIEKERRERERERERERERREREREREREREREKEKERERERERDRDRDRTKDRDRDRERDRDRDRDRERSSDRNKDRSRSREKSRDREREREREREREREREREREREREREREREKDKKRDREEDEEDAYERRKLERKLREKEAAYQERLKNWEIRERKKSREYEKEAEREEERRREMAKEAKRLKEFLEDYDDDRDDPKYYRGSALQKRLRDREKEMEADERDRKREKEELEEIRQRLLAEGHPDPDAELQRMEQEAERRRQPQIKQEPESEEEEEEKAEKEEKREEPEEEEEEPEQKPCLKPTLRPISSAPSVSSASGNATPNTPGDESPCGIIIPHENSPDQQQPEEHRPKIGLSLKLGACNSPNQPNAVKRKKLAVDSVFNKFDDEDSDDVPRKRKLVPLDYGDEDKSNIKGSVNTEEKRKHIKSLIEKIPTAKPELFAYPLDWSIVDSTLMERRIRPWINKKIIEYIGEEEATLVDFVCSKVMAHSSPQSILDDVAMVLDEEAEVFIVKMWRLLIYETEAKKIGLVK from the exons ATGATTCCTGTGCCAATGGGCATTATGGCTCCTGCTCCAACT GTATTAGTTCCTACCACAGTGTCTATGGTTGGAAAACATTTAGGAGCCAGAAAAGATCACCCAGGcttaaagaacaaagaaaatgatgaaaacagCGGTCCCACTACCACCGTTTTTGTAGGCAACATTTCTGAGAAGGCTTCGGACATGCTCATACGGCAGCTTCTAGCA AAATGTGGCTTGGTTTTGAGTTGGAAGAGAGTACAAGGGGCATCCGGAAAACTTCAAG CCTTTGGATTTTGTGAGTACAAAGAACCAGAATCCACACTACGGGCACTGAGACTACTCCATGACCTGCAGATTGGAGAGAAGAAGCTGCTAGTCAAAGTTGATGCAAAGACAAAGGCTCAGCTAGACGAATGGAAAGCGAAGAAAAAGGCCTCTAATGGG AACTCCAGACCAGAGACCacaaatgatgatgatgaagcACTGGATGAGGAAACGAAGAGAAGAGATCAGATAATTAAAGGGGCCATTGAAGTCTTAATACGAGAATATTCCAGCGAGCTCAATGCCCCCTCCCAGGAATCTGACTCTCACcccaggaagaagaaaaaggaaaagaaggaggac ATTTTCCGCAGATTTCCAGTGGCCCCACTGATACCTTATCCACTCATCACCAAG GAGGATATAAATGCTATAGAAATGGAGGAAGACAAAAGAGACCTGATATCAAGAGAGATCAGTAAATTCAGAGACACACACAAG AaactggaggaggaaaaaggcaaaaaggagaaagaaagacaggaaattgaaaaagaacgcagagaaagagaaagggaacgAGAGCGTGAACGAGAAAGGAGGGAGCGTGAAAGAGAGAGGGAGCGTGAACGTGAAcgagagaaggagaaggaacgGGAGCGTGAACGGGAGCGAGATAGGGATCGTGACCGAACTAAAGACCGAGACAGAGACCGTGAACGGGACAGAGATCGGGACAGAGATCGTGAAAGGAGTTCAGATCGCAACAAGGATCGGAGCAGATCAAG agaaaaaagcagAGACAGGGAAAGAGAACGGGAGCGGGAAAGAGAACGAGAGCGGGAAAGGGAACGTGAGAGAGAACGGGAAAGAGAGCGAGAAAGAGAACgagagaaagataaaaagagagaccgagaagaagatgaagaagatgCCTATGAACGCCGAAAGCTAGAGAGGAAACTGCGGGAAAAAGAAGCTGCATATCAAGAG CGTCTTAAAAACTGGGAAattagagaaaggaagaaaagtagagaatatgaaaaagaggctgaaagagaagaagaaaggaggagggaaatg GCAAAAGAAGCCAAACGGTTAAAAGAATTCTTAGAAGATTATGATGATGACAGAGATGATCCAAAATACTACAG GGGTAGTGCTCTTCAGAAGAGGCTACGAGACAGGGAGAAAGAGATGGAAGCAGATGAACGGGataggaaaagggaaaaggaagagctaGAAGAAATTAGGCAGCGCCTTCTGGCAGAAGGACACCCAGATCCAGATGCAGAACTCCAGAGG AtggagcaggaggctgagcGGCGTAGGCAGCCACAAATCAAACAAGAGCCAGAgtctgaggaggaagaggaggaaaaggcagaaaaagaagaaaaaagagaagagccggaggaggaggaggaggagcctGAACAAAAGCCCTGCCTTAAACCAACTTTACGACCAATCAGTTCTGCCCCATCTGTTTCTTCTGCTAGTGGAAATGCAACCCCTAACACACCCGGTGATGAATCTCCCTGTGGCATTATTATCCCTCATGAAAATTCACCTGATCAACAACAGCCGGAGGAGCATCGGCCCAAAATAGGACTTAGCCTCAAACTGG GTGCCTGCAATAGTCCTAATCAGCCCAATGCtgtgaaaaggaagaagctTGCTGTGGATAGCGTTTTCAATAAATTTGATGATGAAGACAGTGATGATGTGCCCCGGAAAAGGAAACTTGTCCCCCTGGATTATGGAGATGAAGATAAAAGCAATATTAAAGGCAGTGtcaatacagaagaaaaacgCAAACATATTAAGAGTCTTATTGAGAAGATTCCTACAGCAAAACCAGAGCTCTTTGCATATCCTCTTGACTGGTCAATTGTGGATTCA acaCTAATGGAACGTCGAATTAGACCGTggataaacaagaaaataatagaatataTTGGTGAAGAAGAAGCCACGCTAGTTGACTTTGTTTGTTCAAAG GTTATGGCTCACAGCTCACCACAAAGCATACTGGATGATGTTGCCATG GTACTAGATGAAGAAGCTGAAGTTTTCATAGTCAAAATGTGGAGGTTGTTGATATACGAGACAGAAGCCAAGAAGATTGGTCTAGTGAAATAA